The segment CCTTTAGCAACGCGGAGGGAGGGGAGCAGTCAATCAATCTTAAACCAGAACAGATATATCGCGTTCAATGTTGGCGCTACGTCATCCATGTGGTCGGGAAAGGAATTAGTACATTTGTTGGCTATGCCGACTTACCACCAATTTTAGGCGTAGAAAAGCCGGATTTAAAAGATATCCGAATTTGGCGCAAACGTTGGCGAAAAAATTGTTATCAAGCGCCTTCATTTTGGGTAAAATTCTATCAGCAAAAATTCCGCGAAGCTAAATCATTGACTGAGATGTATCGCTGGGGCGAGATTGTAGCGATAATTAAATTTGCTTTAGCAGAAACAGCATTAAAATTGCTCCGGAATGTTTATTTAGAAGAAAAATATTATTGGGAAAATTTCTAAACTCCTAGATAAAATCTTTACAAATTATCAGGATTTTCGCCTAACTCTCGCAACCTTGCGGCTAAACGTTCCGCCCGTTGACGTTCAGTTTCCGCCCGTTGACGTTCAGTTTCCGCCCGTTGACGTTCCGCTTCTTCTGGTAAGAAAACCAAATTACCTTCTGCATCGTAAAATCTCAACCAAGAAGCAGTTTCTCGTTGAATTGTTCCGTCCCAAGTTCCTAACCAAAAGCCTAATACTTCACACCATAACCAGCCTTGTTCGTTAGGAGTTAATGGTTGGTAAACTAAATTAGTACCTAAATTCCATCCTTGTAAAGAATTAGGATTGAATGGGTCATAAACGAAGTAATTTCTCGTCCGAAAAATGTTTTGGTAAATTTCCTTTTTTTCACCCAAATCTGCATTCGCTGTCGAAGCAGACATTAGTTCCACAATTACGTCAGGATAACGTCCATTTTCGTCCCAAGCTACCCAACCTTGGCGAGTTTGACTACCATCAACATTCAAAACTACGAAAAAATCGGGTCCTTTGAAATCACGATTTTTCGCTTGGGTACGACTGTAGTAAACGAACATATTACCGCCGACAAAATAATCTTCGCGTTCTCTCCAAGCTTGTTGCAAAGATTGGATTAAAATGTTCATGGCGATGCGATGGCGATTAGTTTCCAAGGGTTCTCCGTCGTCAAAAATTAGGTCTTCTGGCGGCATTTCAGGTTGCCACTCATCAACAGGAATATTTGTCTGTTGTTGATTTTCAGTTGTGGGTACGGACACGGTACTATTCTCCCAAATACCTTTATTTTTAGGTTAACTTAACGAGAAAATAAATCCCGTAGCGATCGCCAAATATCTACGACTAATTCTTCTAGCCATAACATAAAGCTGTCAAGGGCTTCGAGGACTTTTTCTAAGGGATGCTTCACATAACCGACGTGGGTTGCTTCGGTTTCCACCCAGTCTTGTTGGTTTTCGAGGTATTTATCTTCTTCGTCTACGTGGCTGATGGCTTCTCGCCCTTTTCTTGCTCTGGGATACACTGAGGTGGCAATATTAGGCGTGAGGGCGTAGGTGTTTCTGGTTTCTGCTGCGGATAGTTCGTCCTCAATTTCTGGTAGTTGAGGTTCGGTTATTTGCTTAATTTTCTCTACTTTTGCTTGAGTTTTTGCCTTTTGTGTGCTAATAGTTGGCTGAGTAGGTTCTGAGTTTGATTCTTGGTTGAGACGTTGCTTGAGGCGATCGAAGATCGAACTAGAACTACTAGAAAATGTTTCTTGCGATCCTTGACTGGCGGGTAATTCTGTGGTATGGGAAGGGCTGGTGAGTGTAGAGGGAGTTGATTCTGATTCAATTTCCGAGAATAAATCCTGCCAAACTAACCAAGGATCTTCAGTTTCAGCAGCAGATAAAGAAGGGCTAAGATTATTTTCGCGCTCTTTGCCAGAAATAGCTATTGGGGAATGGTTATTTGTTGGTAAAGATGAAGAGGAATTTTTGCCAAAAAAGTAATCGACAGCAGCGCGAAGTAACATTTCAATCCGAAAAGGATCGGGTTCGCGTAATTCTGCATTAGGAGGATTTGTTGATTGGAGACGATCGCTTTTATTTGCCCAAATTGTAATCCGAAATTGTCCCGCGATCGTTAGGCGATCGCTAACCGCATGAGCTAATTTAGAAACTGGGGCTAATCTTAAATGAAAGACACCAGAGATCGATTTAGGTTTCTCAGTTTCCGCCCCAGGTAATTGTAACTTATCTACTTCTTCCCTAGGAAGTAAAGCTGGTTGAGAATTATTTGACGACAAAGATTGACCGTGATTTCTTCCGAAAAAATAATCAATTGCCGCGCGAAGTAAATCTTCTAAAGGTAAAGGTTCGCTGCGAGAATTGCGATCGTATTTTGTTGTATTATTAGCACTTCCGCCCCAAAAAATCCTTAAATCGTGATAAACATCGCCAAAAAACTCGCCAGTTTTACTTACCAAAGTTTTTGTTGATTGTAGCGGTTGGCTTTCCCAACTAGCAACAGTTTCATCGAGACGAGATAAGACAAGACGCGATCGCAGTTGAGGAGTTTTACTACTATTATCTAGTTCTATATAATCTGACGTAGGTGCAACATTCCGCACCAAAGTTGATTCCGAAAAAATATCGATTGCACTAGCTACCGCGCTTGTTTGTACCCAGCGCATTGCTTGCCAAAACATTCGCACTGGCGGTAAAACATAGAAATTACTAACCTTAGATTTAGGTAAACGTCCGGGAAATTTTTTCGCTTCCCGAATTAAACGCCGATACCGCCATAATTCCGCAATTTCCCAACGAATTCGTCGTTCTAATTCATGCTGTTGTTCGGCACTTAGAAAGTCAATAATTTGATTTTCTTTTGTTACCAAAACCAAATTGCGCGTTTCCAGTAAAGTCGCTACAGCTACAACTTGAGGACGACTTTCTTTCGCACTAACCGCTACTTCTTGTAATTCCGTCGGTAAGTTCATTTTTTGCGGTTGCAACTCCACCGAAGTTGTTAACAAAGGTTCAACCGTTTGCAACACTTTTTTAATCGGAGTATCTGTGGTTGGTGGAGTCTTCACCCCATGAGTCTTTGGTTTTCCTTCCGGTAACTGCGAAGACTCGACGGTGTGTTTGAGGATGTATCCCGCAACTCGTCCCGTTTGCACCAACAAATAAATTGGGTAAAGAAGTATCTGCACTCCCCAAATTGCCGCAACCTTAGCGTGTCGCACCGTAGCCGTTACGCGGGTGTTAGTGCGTAAGTATTGGCGATTGAGGAAATTGAACAAACGGCTTTTATAAGGAGTTTCAGGAGGGGAAGACATAATCAGTTATCAGTTATCAGTTATCAGTCATCAGTTATCAGTCATCAGTTATCAGTTATCGCGTACCCGCATTTACCAGTTGTTAGTTATCAGTTTATCGTTCAATTACTCCAATCGATCTAGATTTTGCCAATTTCTCTCATTTCCCTAATCCTCAATCCCCAATCCCCAATCACCAGTCCCCACTGAAGCGAAATTGATTACAATCGAAACAGCCGATTTGTCAAGGTAAAAGTTTGCCCGTGAGAAGCACAACCCCTCGCAAAAGCCCCAGCCCGTATACCAGAATCACTGTCTTTGTGCTGTTAATTCTGTTTCTGGTACTACTTCCGGCAGGAACGATCGCACATTTACTTACCGAAGCTTGGTGGTTTGAGGCGGTTAACTACTCGGAAGTTTTCTGGAAAATTCTCAAAGCGCGATCGCTGGTTTGGCTCGGTACTTTTCTAGTTTACTCTATTTTTCTCTGGTTTAATTACGCTCTCGCGATGCGGATTACTCAAAATTCTGGTTTTCGTTTGTTAGAGGGAACAGAATTTGAGTTATATGCGAAAAATTTTCCTAACTTTATTGCGGCTTTTTTCATCTTTATTTTAGCTTTCACTGCCGCAGGTGCGAGTATCGATGGTTGGGAAACAATTCTCAAATTTATCCACGCTACTGATTTTAATACCACCGATCCAATTTACGAACGAGACATCGGTTTTTATGTTTTTCAGCTACCTTTTTACCAAGGTATCCAGAATTGGTTATTAATGCTATTTTTATCGGGATTTTTAGTTTCTGCTCCTATTTATTTGCTCAAAGGAAGTATCGATCCGGAAATAGGTAATTGGAAGTATATTATTTCTGGTAAACCCAAGACACATTTAAGCATCTTACTCGCCGCGATCGCTATTTTATTTGCAGTGGGTTTTTGGCTAGGACGCTACGATTTACTGTACACTAGCGGTGGTGTCGTTTATGGTGCAGGTTATACCGACACTCACGCGATTACTCATTATCTCTGGTTGATGATGTTTTTGGCGATCGCAGAAGCAATTTTATTACTCGTTTCTCTCCGACAAAAAAGCATCGCTTTACCAGGCTACGGTTTAGTAATCTATCTCCTGGCTTTAGTTTTCATTAGAGGTATCTACCCTAGTTTTCAACAACAGTTTATCGTCGAACCCAACGAATTATCCAAAGAAAAACCTTACCTCCAATATAACATTGCTTATACCAGACAAGCATACGACCTTGACAGTA is part of the Oscillatoria salina IIICB1 genome and harbors:
- a CDS encoding Uma2 family endonuclease translates to MSVPTTENQQQTNIPVDEWQPEMPPEDLIFDDGEPLETNRHRIAMNILIQSLQQAWREREDYFVGGNMFVYYSRTQAKNRDFKGPDFFVVLNVDGSQTRQGWVAWDENGRYPDVIVELMSASTANADLGEKKEIYQNIFRTRNYFVYDPFNPNSLQGWNLGTNLVYQPLTPNEQGWLWCEVLGFWLGTWDGTIQRETASWLRFYDAEGNLVFLPEEAERQRAETERQRAETERQRAERLAARLRELGENPDNL